One part of the Sorangiineae bacterium MSr11954 genome encodes these proteins:
- the kdpB gene encoding potassium-transporting ATPase subunit KdpB: protein MNTHDKSSLTPSIPEAPPSARPSLSLIAASGKKEAHAQARAGIPVARGGAAPRKLFEANIVERAIVDSFLKLDPRHQIKNPVMFVVLVGSVLTTLLFVQALVGTGEAPAGFIFGISAWLWFTVLFANFAEAMAEGRGKAQADALRNARKDTPAKKLSEPRREGKATVVSSSTLRKGDVVLIEAGDDIPCDGEIIEGVASVNEAAITGESAPVIRESGGDRSAVVAGTSVLSDWIVVRVAANPGETFLDRMISMVEGAKRQKTPNEIALNILLAVLSIVFLLATVTLLPFSLFSVKAAGSGQPVTVTVLVALLVCLIPTTIGGLLSAIGIAGMDRMIQANVIATSGRAVEAAGDVDVLLLDKTGTITLGNRQATKFHPAPGVSEAELADAAQLSSLADETPEGRSIVVLAKEKYGLRERNLHDLNAVFVPFTAQTRMSGVDAEGRQLRKGASEAIEAYVRAKGTAFPEAVQSTVKEVSKKGGTPLVVADGARVVGVIELKDIVKGGIKERFQEMRRMGIKTVMITGDNPLTAAAIAAESGVDDFLAEATPEAKLKLIREHQAGGRLVAMTGDGTNDAPALAQADVAVAMNSGTQAAKEAGNMVDLDSNPTKLIEIVEIGKQMLMTRGALTTFSIANDIAKYFAIIPAAFAVTYPQLGRLNVMHLATPGSAIMSAVIFNALVIIFLIPLALRGIPYRPIGASALLKRNLLIYGLGGVVVPFIGIKLIDLVLVVLHLT from the coding sequence ATGAATACGCACGATAAATCTTCGCTGACCCCCTCGATCCCCGAGGCCCCGCCCTCGGCGCGTCCTTCGCTTTCGCTCATCGCGGCCTCCGGCAAAAAAGAAGCACACGCCCAAGCGCGCGCGGGCATCCCCGTCGCCCGCGGCGGCGCGGCGCCGCGCAAGCTGTTCGAGGCGAACATCGTCGAACGCGCCATCGTCGACTCGTTCTTGAAGCTCGATCCACGACATCAAATCAAGAACCCCGTCATGTTCGTCGTCTTGGTGGGGAGCGTGCTCACCACGTTGCTCTTCGTGCAGGCGCTGGTGGGCACGGGGGAGGCGCCGGCGGGCTTCATCTTCGGCATCTCCGCGTGGCTCTGGTTCACCGTGCTCTTCGCAAACTTCGCGGAGGCCATGGCCGAGGGCCGCGGCAAGGCGCAGGCCGATGCCCTTCGCAATGCGCGCAAGGACACCCCGGCGAAGAAGCTCTCCGAGCCCCGGCGCGAGGGCAAGGCCACGGTCGTATCCTCGTCCACCCTCCGAAAAGGAGACGTGGTGCTCATCGAGGCGGGCGACGACATTCCATGCGACGGCGAGATCATCGAGGGCGTCGCGTCGGTGAACGAGGCGGCCATCACCGGGGAGAGCGCGCCGGTCATCCGCGAGAGCGGCGGCGATCGAAGCGCGGTGGTCGCGGGCACCTCGGTGCTCTCCGACTGGATCGTGGTGCGCGTGGCCGCAAACCCGGGCGAGACCTTCCTCGATCGCATGATCTCGATGGTGGAGGGCGCCAAACGCCAAAAGACGCCCAATGAAATTGCGCTCAACATTCTCTTGGCCGTGCTCTCCATCGTCTTTTTGCTGGCCACCGTGACCTTGCTGCCGTTCTCGCTCTTCAGCGTCAAGGCGGCGGGATCGGGGCAACCGGTCACCGTCACCGTGCTCGTCGCCCTCTTGGTGTGCCTCATTCCGACCACCATCGGCGGGCTGCTCTCCGCCATTGGTATCGCCGGTATGGACCGGATGATCCAAGCCAATGTGATCGCCACCTCCGGCCGCGCGGTGGAGGCGGCGGGCGACGTCGATGTGCTGCTGCTCGACAAGACCGGCACCATCACCCTCGGCAACCGCCAAGCCACCAAGTTCCACCCGGCCCCCGGGGTGTCGGAGGCCGAGCTGGCCGACGCCGCGCAGCTCTCCTCCCTGGCCGACGAGACCCCCGAGGGCCGCAGCATCGTGGTCCTCGCCAAAGAGAAATACGGACTTCGCGAGCGCAATTTGCATGATTTGAACGCCGTCTTCGTTCCTTTCACCGCGCAGACGCGCATGAGCGGCGTCGACGCCGAGGGACGGCAGCTGCGCAAGGGGGCGTCGGAGGCCATCGAGGCCTATGTGCGCGCCAAGGGAACCGCGTTCCCGGAGGCCGTTCAGAGCACGGTCAAAGAGGTCTCGAAGAAGGGCGGTACGCCGCTGGTGGTCGCCGACGGCGCGCGCGTGGTCGGCGTCATCGAGCTGAAGGACATCGTCAAGGGCGGTATCAAGGAGCGCTTCCAAGAGATGCGGCGCATGGGGATCAAGACGGTGATGATCACCGGCGACAACCCGCTCACGGCCGCCGCCATCGCCGCCGAGTCGGGGGTCGACGACTTCCTCGCCGAGGCCACCCCGGAGGCGAAGCTCAAATTGATCCGCGAGCACCAAGCCGGCGGGCGCTTGGTCGCCATGACCGGCGACGGCACCAACGACGCCCCCGCGCTCGCCCAGGCCGACGTGGCGGTGGCGATGAACTCGGGCACGCAGGCGGCCAAAGAAGCCGGAAATATGGTCGATCTCGACTCGAACCCGACCAAATTGATCGAGATCGTCGAGATTGGAAAGCAAATGCTGATGACGCGCGGCGCGCTCACCACATTCAGCATCGCCAACGACATTGCAAAGTACTTCGCCATCATTCCGGCGGCGTTTGCGGTCACCTACCCGCAGCTCGGCAGGCTGAACGTGATGCACCTGGCCACCCCGGGCAGCGCCATCATGAGCGCGGTGATCTTCAATGCGCTGGTCATCATTTTCCTGATTCCGCTGGCGCTCCGCGGGATCCCATACCGCCCCATCGGCGCCAGCGCGCTCTTGAAGCGCAATCTTCTCATCTACGGGCTCGGCGGCGTGGTGGTCCCCTTCATCGGGATCAAGCTGATCGATCTCGTCCTCGTCGTCCTGCACCTCACCTGA
- the kdpC gene encoding potassium-transporting ATPase subunit KdpC: MSATVTSQQTQTDPQPSFGQQALTATGMLIILSLITGLAYPLLVTGIAHVAMKDKAEGSLIVRDGKVVGSRLVGQPFEDPKHFWGRISATSPVAYNAGASSGSNLGPTNEALTKAAQARIDALREADPGNEAPIPVDLATASGSGLDPHISLAAAEYQVGRVARARGIPEARVRELVAQNTEGRDLGILGEPRVNVLALNLALDARSK, from the coding sequence ATGAGCGCCACCGTGACCTCCCAGCAAACACAAACCGATCCGCAGCCGAGCTTTGGCCAGCAGGCCCTCACGGCCACCGGGATGCTGATCATCCTGAGCCTCATCACCGGGCTCGCGTATCCGCTGCTCGTGACGGGCATCGCGCACGTCGCCATGAAGGACAAAGCCGAGGGCAGCCTGATCGTGCGCGATGGAAAGGTCGTGGGCTCGCGCCTCGTGGGCCAGCCCTTCGAGGATCCGAAGCACTTCTGGGGCCGCATATCGGCGACGTCGCCCGTAGCGTACAATGCGGGCGCTTCGAGCGGCTCCAACTTGGGCCCCACCAACGAGGCGCTGACCAAGGCCGCCCAGGCGCGCATCGATGCGCTGCGCGAGGCCGATCCGGGGAACGAAGCGCCGATCCCCGTCGATCTGGCGACCGCCTCGGGGAGCGGGCTCGATCCGCATATCAGCCTGGCGGCGGCCGAATACCAAGTAGGCCGGGTGGCGCGCGCCCGCGGGATCCCCGAGGCGCGCGTGCGCGAGCTCGTGGCCCAGAACACCGAGGGGCGCGATCTCGGCATTCTGGGCGAGCCCCGCGTCAACGTGCTCGCGCTCAATCTCGCACTGGACGCGCGCTCGAAATAG
- a CDS encoding CusA/CzcA family heavy metal efflux RND transporter — protein MSEPTHAHTGLIARIIAASARSPFLVILVAFAAAAWGWVSLQKAPLDAIPDLSDVQVIVFTEWMGQSPDRVEDQITYPISSALLSAPKVEAVRGTSMFGMSFVHVIFREGTDIYWARSRVLESMSAVRAKLPQGTNPTLGPDATGVGWVFEYALVDKSGKNDLAELRALQDWNIRYALASVPGVAEVASVGGYVKQYQVNVDPQALLARGVTMDDVVRAVRDSNQEVSGRVLEIAGHEHVIRGRGYVQKTNDIAQSPIRVVDGTPIRVKDVAHVQLGPDMRRGLTELNGEGEAPGGIVVMRYGENALTVIDAVKERISEIERGLPEGVRIVVTYDRSQLIDEAVSTLRRTLVEEMIVVSAVIFIFLLHARSALIPILTLPIGVLLAFIPMLHQNLTANIMSLGGIAVAIGAMVDASIILIENIHKRLGEERDAYPGQGTEGRESRTRVLIAAMQEVGPSVFFSLLVITVSFLPVFTLEATEGRLFKPLAFTKTYSIGFAAILAITLTPALAVLLIRGKVHDETKNPINRWLTALYAPVVRFVVAHRGKVVAAALVTMALTVPAALGLSSEFMPPLNEGVLLYMPTAPPGMSENESAVVLQAIDRELMKFPEVLSVFGKQGRAESATDPAPLGMAEVHVVLKPRDQWRKGLTWDALVREMDEKMRFPGMPNVWWMPIQTRTEMLATGVRSPLGIQVFGDDRDTIEKAALAIERAVAGIPGTRSAFAERGVGGFYLDIDVKREEAARHGLSVRDIDTVVAQSIGGENVSETVEGRRRFPINVRYAREFRDEPELLGRVLVATPEGGPIPLSQVATVRSVLGPPMIRSEGGRLVGFVFVDTERPIADYVAEAKNVVGAAVQLPPGTRIAWVGQFKYFERAKERLKWVVPLTLGIVALLLYMNTQSATETSMVLLAVPFSLVGAVWLLYLLHYHVSVAVWVGILALAGLDAETGVVMLLYLKLAHDRYAREGRLRTHTDLRESIVEGAAKRLRPKLMTVATMILGLVPVLWSTGTGADVMKRIAAPMVGGLVTSFVLELTVYPALFAIWKSRALPISSARPVRD, from the coding sequence GTGAGCGAGCCTACCCACGCCCATACGGGCCTCATCGCGCGCATCATCGCGGCCAGCGCGCGCAGCCCGTTCTTGGTGATCCTCGTCGCCTTCGCCGCCGCGGCATGGGGCTGGGTGTCGCTGCAAAAGGCGCCGCTCGACGCCATCCCCGATCTCTCCGACGTCCAGGTCATCGTCTTTACGGAGTGGATGGGGCAGAGCCCCGACCGGGTCGAGGACCAAATCACGTATCCCATCTCCTCGGCGCTGCTCTCGGCGCCCAAGGTGGAGGCGGTGCGCGGAACTTCGATGTTCGGCATGTCCTTCGTCCATGTCATCTTCCGCGAAGGGACGGACATTTATTGGGCGCGAAGCCGGGTGCTGGAGTCCATGAGCGCCGTTCGCGCCAAGCTGCCGCAGGGCACGAACCCCACCTTGGGCCCCGACGCCACGGGCGTCGGTTGGGTCTTCGAGTATGCCCTGGTCGACAAAAGCGGCAAAAACGATCTCGCCGAGCTGCGCGCCCTTCAAGATTGGAATATCCGTTATGCGCTCGCCAGCGTGCCCGGCGTGGCCGAGGTCGCGAGCGTGGGCGGTTACGTGAAGCAATATCAAGTCAATGTGGATCCCCAGGCGCTGCTCGCCCGCGGGGTCACCATGGATGACGTGGTCCGCGCCGTGCGCGATTCGAACCAGGAGGTGAGCGGGCGCGTCCTCGAAATTGCCGGCCACGAACACGTGATTCGAGGGCGCGGCTATGTGCAAAAGACGAACGATATCGCCCAGAGCCCCATCCGCGTCGTGGACGGAACGCCCATTCGGGTCAAGGACGTCGCGCACGTGCAGCTCGGCCCGGACATGCGGCGCGGGCTCACGGAGCTCAATGGCGAGGGCGAGGCGCCCGGCGGCATCGTGGTCATGCGCTATGGCGAAAATGCGCTGACCGTGATCGACGCCGTGAAGGAGCGCATTTCGGAGATCGAACGAGGTTTGCCCGAGGGGGTTCGCATCGTCGTCACCTACGACCGGTCGCAGCTCATCGACGAGGCGGTGAGCACGCTCCGGCGCACCCTCGTCGAAGAGATGATCGTCGTCAGCGCGGTCATTTTCATCTTCCTGCTGCACGCGCGAAGCGCCCTCATTCCGATTCTCACGTTGCCCATCGGCGTCTTGCTCGCCTTCATTCCCATGCTTCACCAGAATTTGACGGCGAACATCATGTCCCTCGGCGGCATCGCCGTGGCCATCGGCGCCATGGTGGACGCGTCGATCATCCTGATCGAAAACATCCACAAGAGACTCGGCGAGGAGCGCGACGCGTATCCAGGGCAAGGCACGGAGGGCCGCGAATCACGGACCCGTGTGCTCATCGCGGCGATGCAGGAGGTCGGCCCCTCGGTCTTTTTCTCCTTGCTCGTCATCACCGTGTCCTTCCTCCCCGTCTTCACCTTGGAGGCCACGGAGGGGCGTCTTTTCAAGCCGCTCGCCTTCACCAAGACGTACTCCATTGGCTTCGCGGCCATCCTCGCCATCACCCTGACCCCCGCGCTGGCCGTTCTCCTCATCCGCGGCAAGGTGCACGACGAAACGAAAAATCCCATCAACCGCTGGCTCACCGCGCTCTACGCGCCCGTGGTTCGCTTCGTGGTCGCGCACCGCGGGAAGGTCGTCGCGGCCGCCCTCGTCACCATGGCGCTCACGGTTCCGGCCGCCCTAGGCCTGAGCAGCGAGTTCATGCCGCCGCTCAACGAAGGCGTCCTCCTCTACATGCCCACGGCGCCACCCGGCATGTCCGAAAACGAATCGGCGGTGGTGCTCCAAGCCATCGATCGCGAGCTCATGAAGTTCCCCGAGGTGCTGAGCGTCTTTGGCAAACAAGGGCGCGCGGAGAGCGCGACCGACCCTGCGCCGCTCGGCATGGCGGAGGTGCACGTCGTCTTGAAGCCGCGCGATCAATGGCGAAAGGGGCTGACGTGGGACGCGCTCGTTCGCGAGATGGACGAGAAAATGCGCTTCCCCGGTATGCCCAACGTCTGGTGGATGCCGATTCAAACGCGGACCGAAATGCTCGCCACCGGCGTGCGCAGCCCCCTCGGCATTCAAGTCTTCGGCGACGATCGCGACACCATCGAGAAGGCGGCCCTCGCCATCGAGCGCGCCGTGGCCGGCATTCCTGGCACCCGCAGCGCCTTCGCCGAGCGCGGCGTCGGCGGCTTTTATCTCGATATCGACGTCAAACGCGAAGAGGCCGCGCGCCACGGGCTCTCCGTTCGCGACATCGACACGGTCGTGGCGCAATCGATCGGCGGCGAAAATGTCTCGGAGACGGTCGAGGGGCGCCGGCGTTTTCCCATCAATGTGCGCTATGCGCGCGAGTTTCGCGACGAGCCCGAGCTCTTGGGCCGCGTCCTGGTCGCGACCCCCGAGGGCGGCCCTATCCCACTTTCGCAGGTGGCCACCGTTCGAAGCGTCTTGGGACCGCCCATGATCCGAAGCGAAGGCGGGAGGCTCGTCGGCTTCGTCTTCGTCGACACCGAAAGGCCCATCGCCGATTACGTGGCCGAGGCGAAGAACGTCGTGGGCGCCGCCGTCCAGCTGCCGCCGGGGACGCGGATCGCGTGGGTCGGGCAATTCAAGTACTTCGAGCGCGCCAAGGAGCGGCTGAAATGGGTCGTCCCGCTCACCTTGGGGATCGTCGCGCTGCTTCTCTACATGAACACCCAATCGGCGACGGAGACCTCGATGGTGCTGCTCGCCGTTCCGTTCTCCTTGGTGGGGGCCGTGTGGCTCCTCTACCTTTTGCACTACCATGTCAGCGTGGCGGTATGGGTGGGCATCCTCGCGCTGGCCGGCCTCGACGCGGAGACCGGCGTGGTGATGCTCCTCTATCTCAAGCTCGCCCACGATCGGTATGCGCGCGAGGGGCGCCTCCGCACCCACACGGATTTGCGCGAGAGCATCGTCGAGGGGGCGGCCAAGCGCCTTCGGCCGAAGCTGATGACGGTGGCCACCATGATCCTCGGCCTCGTCCCGGTGCTGTGGAGCACCGGGACGGGCGCCGATGTGATGAAGCGCATCGCGGCGCCCATGGTGGGCGGGCTGGTGACGTCGTTCGTGCTGGAGCTCACCGTGTATCCCGCCCTCTTTGCCATCTGGAAGTCGCGCGCGCTGCCTATTTCGAGCGCGCGTCCAGTGCGAGATTGA
- a CDS encoding efflux RND transporter periplasmic adaptor subunit, translating into MSARPFSPLRRRVLALLAVAGGFALVARFQDRDGRAAAIDHYTCSMHPSVKQPGPGKCPICGMNLVPVAKDTKDASNAKNAKDAKDAKDPQASTVTLDDSRRQLIGVRTAPVTVGPMRTTFRAAGRVAYDESRLADVNPRVRGWITRLMASQPGQPVGKGQPLFEMYSPESYNAQHDLLLALQASNAPLVHAARQRLRLLGMDDAQIDAMAKKGAPAESITVLSPASGFIAEKNAVEGASIEPGTRVFRIAALDRVWIEANVYEADLVHVRVGQPVEVILDHAPDRTYDAKVASIDPSLDAKARTGRVRVTVANRDLALRPEMYATVELGADMGTRLQVPSAAVVYTGPRRLVFLDRGEGRFEPRAIRIGAEAHGMYEVLSGLQAGDSVAVSGVFLIAAEARIRTAAAYWENASDAGDEP; encoded by the coding sequence ATGAGCGCTCGACCCTTTTCGCCGTTGCGGCGGCGCGTGCTCGCGCTCCTCGCGGTCGCAGGTGGCTTTGCCCTCGTGGCCCGCTTCCAGGATCGCGATGGCCGCGCCGCCGCGATCGATCACTACACGTGCTCGATGCACCCCTCGGTCAAGCAGCCGGGGCCCGGCAAGTGCCCCATCTGCGGCATGAACCTGGTGCCGGTCGCGAAGGACACGAAGGACGCGTCCAACGCGAAAAATGCGAAAGACGCAAAGGACGCGAAGGACCCGCAGGCCAGCACGGTGACCCTCGACGACTCCCGCCGCCAACTCATCGGCGTGCGCACGGCGCCCGTCACCGTCGGCCCGATGCGCACCACCTTCCGCGCCGCGGGCCGCGTCGCCTACGACGAGTCACGGCTCGCCGACGTGAACCCGCGGGTGCGTGGCTGGATCACGCGCCTCATGGCGAGCCAGCCGGGGCAACCCGTCGGCAAAGGCCAGCCCCTCTTCGAGATGTACAGCCCCGAATCGTACAACGCGCAGCACGATCTCCTGCTCGCCCTGCAGGCGTCGAACGCCCCCCTCGTCCACGCCGCGCGCCAAAGGTTGCGCCTCCTCGGTATGGACGATGCGCAGATCGACGCCATGGCCAAAAAGGGCGCGCCCGCCGAGAGCATCACCGTGCTCTCGCCTGCGAGCGGCTTCATCGCCGAGAAGAACGCCGTCGAAGGAGCCTCGATCGAGCCCGGCACCCGCGTCTTTCGCATCGCCGCGCTCGATCGCGTCTGGATCGAAGCCAACGTCTACGAAGCCGATCTCGTGCACGTGCGCGTGGGGCAGCCCGTCGAGGTCATCCTCGACCACGCGCCCGATCGCACCTACGACGCCAAGGTCGCGTCGATCGACCCGTCCCTCGACGCCAAAGCGCGCACGGGGCGGGTGCGCGTGACGGTCGCCAATCGCGATCTCGCGCTCCGCCCCGAAATGTACGCGACCGTCGAGCTGGGGGCGGACATGGGCACCCGGCTCCAGGTGCCCTCGGCCGCCGTCGTTTACACCGGCCCGCGAAGGCTCGTGTTCCTCGATCGCGGCGAGGGCCGCTTCGAACCGCGCGCGATCCGGATCGGCGCCGAGGCCCATGGGATGTACGAGGTGCTCTCGGGCCTGCAAGCCGGCGATTCCGTGGCCGTCTCCGGCGTATTTCTCATCGCCGCCGAGGCCCGCATCCGCACGGCCGCGGCCTATTGGGAGAACGCCTCCGACGCGGGGGACGAGCCGTGA
- a CDS encoding TolC family protein, with amino-acid sequence MDFAPMYGRARTPWFALASLLLAACATGANGATALPPPAPSSSFHPTRLAPDDSDQVLRGPVLERAAYVRAVLQRNASIESARQGWRAAVARARQAGEVDDPMVNVGIAPLSIGSSSARLGYEVGIHQRLPWFGKRALERDAASAEAGAAKGDFEATKRELALAASSLYDQYFVTVRSLAIHEEHIRLMRTLHAGALAQFEAGRAMAHDPLQAEAELAHLEHDVVVLASRRDVTVAQMNELLHRAPELPLPSPPNELALPPAPSVAQAARDVRDGRDSERLREEALARRPEITAARERERAEVARAERGRREYYPDVTVSTSYNAMWDMPEHRWMVGLAFPLPIQTGRRAGAVDEADAARARMASEVAHLRDMARTQVFVAVKQLEESEHLVRSFEARLLPVARSQIDAARAGFVASQSSFSAVIEAERGLRRAELEYQVARADCDRRHAELERALGRIPGLGEPGQIRIRGEEAVR; translated from the coding sequence ATGGATTTTGCTCCGATGTACGGGCGCGCGCGAACGCCGTGGTTCGCGCTCGCGTCCTTGCTTTTGGCCGCCTGCGCGACGGGCGCAAACGGCGCAACGGCTCTTCCGCCGCCTGCTCCGTCTTCTTCTTTTCATCCAACTCGGCTCGCGCCGGACGATTCTGACCAGGTGCTGCGCGGGCCCGTGCTCGAGCGCGCGGCGTACGTGCGCGCGGTGCTGCAGCGCAATGCGAGCATCGAGTCGGCGCGGCAGGGGTGGCGTGCGGCCGTCGCGCGAGCACGGCAGGCCGGGGAGGTCGACGATCCCATGGTGAACGTGGGGATCGCGCCGCTCTCGATAGGCTCCTCGAGCGCACGATTGGGCTACGAAGTCGGTATTCACCAGCGTTTGCCGTGGTTCGGAAAGCGCGCGCTCGAGCGCGACGCGGCGTCCGCCGAGGCGGGGGCGGCGAAGGGCGATTTCGAGGCGACGAAGCGGGAGCTCGCGCTCGCCGCATCGTCGCTCTACGACCAATACTTCGTGACGGTCCGCTCGCTCGCCATCCACGAAGAGCACATTCGACTGATGCGGACATTGCACGCGGGCGCGCTGGCTCAATTCGAAGCCGGGCGGGCGATGGCGCACGATCCGCTGCAAGCGGAGGCCGAGCTCGCGCACCTGGAGCACGACGTCGTCGTCCTCGCCTCCCGGCGCGACGTCACCGTGGCGCAGATGAACGAGCTTTTGCACCGCGCGCCGGAGCTTCCGCTGCCCTCGCCGCCGAACGAGCTCGCCTTGCCCCCCGCGCCGTCCGTCGCGCAGGCTGCGCGCGATGTGCGCGACGGGCGCGACTCGGAACGCCTTCGCGAGGAGGCGCTCGCGCGACGTCCGGAGATCACCGCCGCCCGCGAGCGCGAGCGCGCCGAGGTGGCCCGCGCCGAGCGCGGTCGCCGCGAGTATTACCCCGATGTCACCGTCTCCACCTCGTACAACGCGATGTGGGATATGCCGGAGCACCGCTGGATGGTGGGCCTCGCCTTTCCATTGCCCATCCAAACCGGTCGCCGCGCGGGTGCCGTCGACGAAGCCGACGCGGCGCGCGCGCGCATGGCGAGCGAGGTCGCGCACCTTCGGGATATGGCGCGCACCCAGGTGTTCGTGGCCGTGAAGCAGCTCGAAGAGTCGGAGCACCTGGTGCGCTCGTTCGAAGCGCGGCTTTTGCCGGTGGCGCGCAGCCAGATCGACGCCGCACGCGCCGGCTTCGTCGCATCGCAAAGTTCGTTTTCCGCGGTCATCGAGGCCGAGCGGGGTTTGCGGAGGGCCGAGCTCGAATACCAAGTAGCGCGCGCCGATTGCGACCGACGCCATGCGGAGCTCGAGCGCGCGCTGGGGCGCATTCCGGGTCTCGGCGAGCCCGGACAAATCCGAATCCGCGGAGAGGAGGCCGTACGATGA
- a CDS encoding LysR family transcriptional regulator, which produces MRAGSFTAAAEPLGLTKAMVSHHLARLERELGVSLMVRTTRRMALTEAGAAFHADCVRILSETNAAIARVAQNREKPTGTLRLTSSTDYGPGVLAPLLADFMRRHPQLQVDLVIGDEIRDLIAERFDLAIRVGWLRDSSLRTVRLAAFHQLVVAAPHYLTARGTPRTPLELANHDWIAVAPLPSPLRWTFTGTDGNRRTVRMRQVAQANNVAAVRGLVINGAGISILPDCLIGDDVRQGRLVSLLPTYRLREGGIHAVYPGPQAPPKVRLFIEYLRTRLAQA; this is translated from the coding sequence GTGCGCGCGGGGTCGTTCACCGCAGCCGCAGAGCCGCTGGGGCTCACGAAGGCGATGGTGAGCCACCACCTTGCGAGGCTGGAGCGGGAGCTGGGCGTGTCGTTGATGGTGCGCACCACCCGCCGCATGGCCCTGACCGAGGCCGGCGCGGCATTTCACGCCGACTGTGTGCGGATCCTGAGCGAAACGAACGCCGCGATTGCCCGGGTCGCGCAAAATCGCGAGAAGCCGACCGGCACCTTGCGCCTCACGAGCTCCACGGACTACGGCCCCGGGGTGCTCGCGCCGCTTCTGGCGGACTTCATGCGGCGGCACCCGCAGCTGCAGGTCGACTTGGTCATCGGCGACGAGATTCGCGACCTGATTGCAGAGCGCTTCGACTTGGCCATTCGCGTCGGCTGGTTGCGCGACTCCTCGCTGCGCACGGTGCGGCTGGCCGCTTTTCACCAGCTGGTGGTGGCCGCCCCGCATTACCTGACCGCCCGCGGTACACCGCGCACGCCCCTCGAGCTGGCGAACCATGATTGGATTGCCGTGGCGCCGCTGCCCTCCCCCTTGCGATGGACGTTTACGGGGACGGATGGCAACCGGCGCACTGTGCGCATGCGTCAGGTGGCGCAGGCCAACAATGTCGCCGCCGTGAGGGGGCTGGTGATCAACGGCGCCGGCATATCCATTCTGCCCGATTGCCTGATCGGCGACGACGTGCGGCAAGGGCGATTGGTCTCGCTCCTTCCCACGTACCGGTTGCGCGAAGGCGGTATCCACGCCGTGTACCCCGGCCCGCAGGCTCCCCCCAAGGTGCGCCTCTTCATCGAATACCTGCGCACGCGGCTGGCGCAGGCTTAG